A region from the Beduinella massiliensis genome encodes:
- a CDS encoding SCP2 sterol-binding domain-containing protein, which produces MFRRMTRALKRAVCAVVLFVLRRALDVLGRRDSRVQRELSSLGEGFVLRLSTGEGGPQLCVRLTGGRVRRAGAEESADVTIALKNLDAAFLLLTGTIGVAQAYAQHRFTLRGDITRTMPVVRCVDIAESYLFPWVWAGRILRRRPGKEMTSVGLYLRVFCPFA; this is translated from the coding sequence ATGTTCAGAAGGATGACGCGCGCGCTGAAGCGGGCCGTGTGCGCGGTGGTGCTCTTCGTGCTGCGGCGCGCGCTGGACGTGCTGGGGCGGCGCGATTCGCGGGTACAGCGCGAGCTGTCGTCGCTGGGGGAGGGGTTCGTCCTGCGCCTTTCGACCGGCGAGGGCGGTCCGCAGCTTTGCGTACGGCTGACAGGCGGACGCGTCCGGCGTGCCGGGGCGGAGGAAAGCGCGGACGTGACCATCGCCCTCAAGAACCTGGACGCGGCGTTTCTATTGCTGACGGGGACGATTGGCGTCGCCCAGGCCTACGCGCAGCACCGATTCACACTGCGGGGCGACATCACCCGGACCATGCCGGTGGTGCGCTGCGTGGACATCGCGGAGAGCTATCTCTTTCCCTGGGTCTGGGCCGGGCGCATCCTGCGCCGCCGTCCCGGCAAGGAGATGACCAGCGTGGGGCTGTACCTGCGGGTATTCTGCCCGTTTGCCTGA
- a CDS encoding aldehyde dehydrogenase family protein: protein MNIEEIVNAQRAYFLTGATRPVETRIACLKKLQDEIRAREEKINDALKKDLNKAPSETYMTETGLALDELRCQIGHIRRWSRERTVATPLAQFPSRSFVSPEPYGVALVMAPWNYPFQLSMEPLIGAVAAGNCVVLKPSAYAPATSQVMADIVASCFAPEHVTVVQGGRQENQDLLKQRFDTIFFTGGVTVGKLVMESAAKHLIPVTLELGGKSPCIVDSTADIAVAARRIAFGKYLNAGQTCVAPDYLLVHASVRDALLSGIQKEIRSFFGERPLDCENLPRIVNEKHMARLKGLIEGEQVVCGGETQGLRMAPTILTGVTRESPIMQEEIFGPILPVMTFEDVGEVIDFVREGEKPLALYLFTTDKAVQRRILDSLSFGGGCVNDTIIHLATTHMGFGGVGNSGMGSYHGRRSFETFSHMRSIVKKANWLDLPMRYHPYKGWKDKMIRMFLR, encoded by the coding sequence ATGAACATCGAAGAAATCGTAAACGCACAGCGCGCATACTTCCTGACCGGCGCGACGCGCCCGGTCGAGACCCGGATTGCCTGCCTGAAAAAGCTGCAGGACGAAATTCGCGCGCGCGAAGAGAAGATCAACGATGCCTTGAAAAAGGACCTGAACAAGGCGCCGTCCGAGACGTACATGACCGAAACGGGCCTCGCGCTCGACGAACTGCGCTGCCAGATCGGCCACATCCGCCGCTGGAGCCGCGAGCGCACGGTGGCGACGCCGCTCGCACAGTTCCCATCGCGCTCCTTTGTATCGCCCGAGCCCTACGGCGTCGCGCTCGTGATGGCGCCGTGGAACTACCCCTTCCAGCTCAGCATGGAGCCGCTGATCGGCGCGGTGGCGGCGGGCAACTGCGTGGTGCTCAAGCCCTCGGCCTACGCGCCCGCGACCTCGCAGGTGATGGCGGACATCGTGGCTTCGTGCTTTGCGCCGGAGCACGTGACCGTCGTGCAGGGCGGCAGGCAGGAGAATCAGGATCTGCTCAAGCAGCGCTTCGACACGATCTTCTTCACGGGCGGGGTGACGGTGGGGAAGCTCGTGATGGAATCCGCCGCGAAGCACCTGATCCCGGTGACGCTGGAGCTGGGCGGCAAGAGCCCGTGCATCGTGGACAGCACGGCGGATATCGCTGTGGCCGCCCGGCGCATCGCCTTTGGAAAGTACCTGAACGCGGGGCAGACCTGCGTGGCGCCGGACTACCTTCTGGTGCACGCGTCCGTCAGGGACGCGCTGCTTTCAGGCATTCAAAAGGAGATTCGCAGCTTTTTCGGCGAACGTCCGCTCGATTGTGAAAACCTGCCGCGCATCGTGAACGAAAAGCACATGGCGCGGCTGAAGGGGCTCATCGAAGGCGAACAGGTCGTCTGCGGCGGCGAGACGCAGGGGCTGCGCATGGCTCCGACGATTCTGACCGGCGTGACGCGGGAGAGCCCCATCATGCAGGAGGAAATCTTTGGACCGATCCTGCCGGTGATGACCTTTGAGGACGTCGGCGAGGTGATCGACTTCGTACGGGAGGGCGAAAAGCCGTTGGCGCTCTACCTGTTTACGACCGACAAGGCCGTGCAGAGGCGCATTCTGGACAGCCTGTCTTTCGGCGGCGGCTGCGTAAACGATACGATTATCCACCTGGCGACGACGCACATGGGCTTTGGCGGCGTCGGAAACAGCGGTATGGGCAGCTACCACGGCAGGCGCAGCTTTGAAACCTTCAGCCACATGCGTTCCATCGTCAAAAAGGCCAACTGGCTGGACCTGCCGATGCGCTATCACCCCTATAAGGGATGGAAGGACAAGATGATCCGCATGTTCCTGCGCTGA
- a CDS encoding FAD binding domain-containing protein, with protein sequence MIAHPFEYYRPKTVQEAVWAYGEAAKNGTPQYYGGGTEIITMARMDSIRPTAVIDLKGIPELSVLKTDGGRLIAGGCVTLSALHETNAFPLLGATASRIADHTNQVRITLGGNLSGTIIYREAVLPLLLADATLVLCGPQGERRVPIAEGFQERLRRGQDEFLAQVAVEPKFLQAPWVHVKKVAVEKIGYPLVTVAAMKVDGQMRIAVSGYCEFPFRSAEMERTMNDTGLSARARAEQMAGQAPAGVLADLGAQADFRTKVFIDTVEDTINTLEGE encoded by the coding sequence ATGATCGCTCATCCTTTTGAATATTACCGCCCGAAGACGGTTCAGGAGGCGGTTTGGGCCTACGGCGAGGCGGCCAAGAACGGCACGCCTCAATACTACGGCGGCGGCACGGAGATCATCACCATGGCGCGCATGGACTCGATCCGCCCCACGGCGGTCATCGATCTGAAGGGGATCCCGGAGCTGTCCGTGCTCAAGACGGACGGCGGCAGGCTGATCGCGGGCGGCTGCGTGACGCTCAGCGCGCTGCACGAGACGAACGCCTTTCCGCTGCTGGGCGCGACGGCGTCGCGCATCGCGGATCACACGAACCAGGTGCGCATCACGCTGGGCGGCAATCTCTCCGGTACGATCATCTACCGCGAGGCGGTGCTGCCGCTGCTGCTGGCGGACGCGACGCTCGTGCTGTGCGGACCGCAGGGCGAGCGCCGCGTGCCCATCGCGGAGGGCTTTCAGGAGCGCCTGCGGCGCGGGCAGGACGAATTCCTGGCGCAGGTGGCGGTGGAGCCGAAGTTCCTGCAGGCGCCCTGGGTGCACGTCAAAAAGGTCGCGGTGGAGAAGATCGGCTATCCGCTGGTGACCGTCGCGGCCATGAAGGTGGACGGGCAGATGCGCATCGCCGTCTCCGGCTACTGCGAATTCCCGTTCCGTTCGGCGGAGATGGAGCGCACGATGAATGACACGGGCCTGAGCGCGCGGGCGCGCGCCGAACAGATGGCGGGTCAGGCGCCCGCGGGCGTGCTGGCGGACCTGGGCGCGCAGGCAGATTTTCGCACGAAGGTGTTCATCGACACGGTGGAAGACACGATCAATACGCTGGAGGGGGAATGA
- the trhA gene encoding PAQR family membrane homeostasis protein TrhA codes for MRRSSPLSNSVFQKFYTGGEEIMNSVTHGVGVLLSIAGLVLNVVFGVLSGDPWKFAGGLTFGITLILLFTCSTLYHAITNQRAKAVLRVLDHTSIFLLIAGTYTPITLVTLRGPVGWTIFAVVWSAAILGVVLNAVSIERFKVFSMICYVAMGWCVVFAFPPLFRALARPGIYLLIAGGVCYTGGIVFYALRRRYMHGIWHLFVLAGAVCHYLCVLLYVIL; via the coding sequence ATGCGAAGGTCAAGCCCCCTTTCCAATTCGGTCTTTCAGAAGTTCTATACCGGCGGCGAGGAAATTATGAACTCCGTGACGCATGGCGTCGGCGTTCTGCTCTCGATCGCAGGGCTCGTGCTCAACGTCGTGTTCGGCGTCCTCTCCGGCGACCCGTGGAAGTTCGCGGGCGGGCTTACGTTCGGCATCACGCTGATCCTGCTGTTCACCTGCTCCACGCTGTATCACGCGATCACAAACCAGAGAGCCAAGGCCGTGCTGCGCGTGCTCGACCACACTTCGATCTTCCTGCTGATCGCAGGCACCTACACGCCCATCACCCTGGTGACGCTGCGCGGCCCCGTGGGCTGGACGATCTTCGCCGTCGTATGGTCCGCGGCGATTCTGGGCGTCGTGCTCAACGCGGTCAGCATCGAGCGATTCAAGGTCTTTTCGATGATCTGCTACGTCGCGATGGGCTGGTGCGTGGTCTTCGCGTTCCCGCCGCTCTTCCGCGCGCTCGCGCGGCCCGGCATCTACCTGCTCATCGCGGGCGGCGTCTGCTATACGGGCGGCATCGTCTTTTACGCGCTCCGGCGCCGCTACATGCATGGCATCTGGCATCTCTTCGTGCTCGCGGGCGCTGTCTGCCACTATCTGTGCGTGCTGCTGTACGTGATCCTCTGA
- a CDS encoding glycosyltransferase yields the protein MLLSFVVPCYNEEDNVALFYSEAVRVVREKTDDFELIFINDGSKDGTLKKLKEIAAASDACVKVVNFSRNFGKEAGIYAGLHHASGEYTCIIDADMQQRPEVAMEMLDFLQSNPDYDCVAAFQKDRKESRLLTFYKNAFYKLINRMSEVEFVSGASDFRMMNRKMVDAVLSMSEYYRFSKGLFSFVGFNTHFMPYDVQQRANGTSKWSFWKLFQYAVEGIVSFSTAPLRLTTVLGLIFSGISFLYLLVVVLQKLIIGIEIAGYPTLVALILLLGGIQLLALGIIGEYLARNYVETKRRPVYIVRDVIESEKEKRVS from the coding sequence ATGCTTTTATCCTTTGTGGTGCCCTGTTACAATGAAGAGGACAACGTAGCGCTCTTTTACAGCGAGGCTGTGCGCGTCGTCCGCGAGAAGACCGACGACTTCGAGCTGATCTTCATCAACGACGGCTCCAAGGACGGCACGCTGAAAAAGCTGAAGGAAATCGCCGCCGCGAGCGACGCGTGCGTCAAGGTCGTCAACTTCTCGCGCAATTTCGGCAAGGAAGCGGGCATCTACGCCGGACTTCACCACGCCAGCGGCGAGTACACCTGCATCATCGACGCGGACATGCAGCAGCGGCCGGAGGTCGCCATGGAAATGCTCGACTTCCTGCAAAGCAATCCGGATTACGACTGCGTCGCAGCCTTTCAGAAGGACCGCAAGGAGAGCCGGCTGCTCACGTTCTATAAAAACGCGTTTTACAAGCTCATCAACCGCATGTCGGAGGTCGAATTCGTCTCCGGCGCGAGCGACTTTCGCATGATGAACCGCAAGATGGTCGATGCGGTGCTCTCCATGAGCGAATACTACCGCTTCTCCAAGGGGCTCTTTTCGTTCGTCGGCTTCAACACCCACTTCATGCCCTACGACGTGCAGCAGCGCGCGAACGGCACCTCAAAGTGGTCGTTTTGGAAGCTGTTCCAGTACGCCGTGGAGGGCATCGTCTCCTTCAGCACGGCGCCGCTTCGGCTGACAACCGTGCTGGGACTCATCTTTTCGGGCATCTCGTTCCTCTACCTGCTGGTCGTGGTGCTGCAAAAGCTGATCATCGGCATCGAGATCGCAGGCTATCCCACGCTGGTCGCGCTGATATTGCTGCTGGGCGGCATTCAGCTCCTCGCCCTGGGCATCATCGGCGAATACCTCGCCCGCAACTACGTGGAAACCAAGCGCCGTCCGGTGTACATCGTGCGCGACGTCATCGAGAGCGAGAAGGAGAAACGCGTAAGTTAA
- a CDS encoding molybdopterin cofactor-binding domain-containing protein, whose amino-acid sequence MSVGKSVTRKEAYDKVTGRARYTADILRPGSLHARLLTSTQAHAMIKSLNVDKARQAKGVKAVVTGLDVPIWGGVLIKDRQPIATDRVRCYGEVIAIVVAQTEQEAAAALELIEVEYEALPIVGSVADALAPDATVIHSQLGNYETPVQDVYPEPGTNIASSYKVRKGDMQAGWQAAAYTAHKRFSLPASVHASMETHAAQAEILPDGRVHIVSSSQSPYQIKQQLSDMFNLDEGKVWVDVPLVGGGFGGKSAVQIEILAYVASRAAGGRNVRLVYTRADEFTTAPSRLALEADIKLGVTAEGMLCAGEMTYWLDTGAYSEIGPYMSKAIAVDCTGPYNIENLSVDSICVYTNHNYVTAFRGFSHESLTLCVERTMDALAGLLCMCPVEFRRKNAIRPGNLSPTQVELSLSNVGNLEACIDKLSQLVGSGEGDLIDIGDGKVRAKGYACLWKTPNPPVNASAGAVITFNSDGSVNLVTGAVEMGSGGQTAIAQMLADKLRMGYDRVHVTLEVDTRTMPEYYKTVASMSTYLVGRAVMAAAEDVIRQLKETAAIALRCPEDDLDFGEERVFCKAQPKFAIGFQDLAFGLKHPGGNTVGRQIVGRGGAVFNHLTPLAPDNGKGKTGPAWTVGAQMVEVEFDRRECSYRLIRAATVMDVGRVIDPMAYEGMVRGGMSMGLSLAREETLHYGPACENLSTSFRAYKVMRIGEEPQYLVQFVETPQLDAPFGNRAYSEHGIIGMPAALCNALSRAIGRDVDMLPATNESLWRLLQSGNQAGEVMA is encoded by the coding sequence ATGAGTGTAGGGAAGAGCGTTACGCGCAAGGAGGCCTACGACAAGGTCACGGGCCGCGCGCGCTATACCGCGGATATCCTGCGGCCGGGCAGTCTGCATGCCAGGCTGCTTACCTCGACGCAGGCGCACGCGATGATCAAGAGCCTGAACGTCGACAAGGCGCGCCAGGCAAAGGGCGTGAAGGCGGTCGTCACGGGGCTGGACGTGCCGATATGGGGCGGCGTGCTCATCAAGGACAGGCAGCCGATTGCGACCGACCGCGTGCGCTGCTACGGCGAGGTGATTGCCATCGTCGTCGCGCAGACAGAGCAGGAGGCCGCCGCCGCGCTGGAGCTGATCGAGGTCGAATACGAGGCGCTTCCGATCGTGGGTTCGGTCGCGGATGCGCTCGCGCCGGACGCGACGGTGATTCACAGCCAGCTCGGCAATTACGAGACGCCGGTTCAGGACGTGTACCCGGAGCCCGGCACCAATATCGCCTCCAGCTACAAGGTGCGCAAGGGCGACATGCAGGCGGGCTGGCAGGCCGCGGCCTACACCGCGCACAAGCGCTTTTCGCTGCCCGCCTCCGTTCATGCCTCGATGGAGACGCACGCGGCGCAGGCGGAGATTTTGCCCGACGGGCGCGTGCACATCGTCTCCTCCTCGCAGTCGCCTTACCAGATCAAGCAGCAGCTCTCGGACATGTTCAACCTGGACGAGGGCAAGGTTTGGGTGGACGTGCCGCTGGTCGGCGGCGGATTCGGCGGCAAGTCGGCGGTGCAGATCGAGATCCTCGCCTATGTCGCCTCGCGCGCCGCGGGCGGGCGCAACGTGCGCCTCGTCTATACGCGCGCCGACGAATTTACCACCGCGCCCTCGCGCCTTGCGCTGGAGGCGGACATCAAGCTGGGCGTGACCGCTGAGGGAATGCTCTGCGCGGGCGAGATGACCTATTGGCTGGACACGGGCGCCTATTCCGAGATCGGCCCCTACATGTCCAAGGCCATCGCCGTGGACTGCACGGGCCCCTACAACATCGAGAACCTGTCGGTGGACAGCATCTGCGTGTACACCAACCACAACTACGTGACGGCCTTCCGCGGCTTTTCGCACGAGTCCCTCACGCTTTGCGTGGAGCGCACCATGGACGCGCTTGCGGGCCTGCTTTGCATGTGCCCGGTCGAATTCAGACGGAAGAACGCCATTCGCCCGGGCAACCTCTCGCCTACGCAGGTGGAGCTTTCCCTCTCCAACGTCGGCAACCTGGAGGCCTGCATCGACAAGCTTTCTCAGCTTGTGGGTTCCGGCGAGGGGGATCTCATCGACATCGGCGACGGCAAGGTGCGTGCCAAGGGCTACGCCTGCCTCTGGAAGACGCCGAACCCGCCCGTCAACGCCTCGGCGGGCGCCGTCATCACCTTTAACTCCGACGGCAGCGTCAACCTCGTGACCGGCGCGGTGGAGATGGGCTCCGGCGGACAGACGGCCATCGCACAGATGCTGGCGGACAAGCTGCGCATGGGCTACGACCGGGTGCACGTGACGCTGGAGGTGGACACGCGCACGATGCCGGAGTACTACAAGACCGTGGCCTCGATGAGCACTTACCTCGTGGGGCGCGCGGTCATGGCCGCGGCGGAGGATGTGATCCGCCAGCTCAAGGAGACGGCGGCCATCGCCCTGCGGTGCCCGGAGGACGACCTGGACTTTGGCGAGGAGCGCGTCTTTTGCAAGGCCCAGCCCAAGTTCGCCATCGGCTTTCAGGATCTGGCGTTCGGGCTGAAGCATCCGGGCGGCAATACCGTGGGCAGGCAGATCGTGGGCCGCGGCGGCGCGGTGTTCAATCACCTGACGCCGCTCGCCCCGGACAACGGCAAGGGAAAGACCGGCCCGGCCTGGACGGTCGGCGCGCAGATGGTCGAGGTGGAATTCGACCGGCGCGAGTGCTCCTACCGCCTGATTCGTGCGGCTACGGTGATGGACGTGGGCAGGGTCATCGACCCCATGGCTTACGAGGGCATGGTGCGCGGCGGCATGAGCATGGGCCTCTCCCTCGCGCGGGAAGAGACGCTGCACTACGGTCCCGCATGCGAGAACCTCTCGACGAGCTTTCGGGCGTACAAGGTCATGCGCATCGGCGAGGAGCCGCAGTATCTGGTGCAGTTCGTGGAGACGCCCCAGCTCGACGCGCCGTTTGGCAACCGCGCCTACAGCGAGCACGGCATCATCGGCATGCCGGCAGCGCTGTGCAACGCGCTGTCGCGCGCGATAGGCAGGGACGTGGACATGCTGCCTGCGACGAACGAGAGCCTGTGGCGGCTGCTGCAAAGCGGCAATCAGGCAGGGGAGGTGATGGCATGA
- a CDS encoding glycoside hydrolase family 3 C-terminal domain-containing protein, with product MDVHKLVQEMTLEEKASLCSGADFWHTKAVERLGIPQMMVSDGPHGLRKQDQSADHLGINDSIKAVCFPTAAGLACSFDRELLFRVGEALGKECQAEDVGVILGPAANIKRSPLCGRNFEYFSEDPYLSGEMAAAHIRGVQSRNVGTSLKHFAVNNQETRRMSVDARVDERTQREIYLASFEGAVKGGHPWTVMCSYNRINGTYASENPRLLTGILRDEWGFDGFTVTDWGACNDHVAGVEAGLDLEMPSSGSYNDEALVRAVREARISEAAVDRAAERILTVMYRYFEGRDRTAVFDRAAHHNLARLVARESMVLLKNDGNLLPLSASRRVAFIGPFVKRPRYQGGGSSHINASEETCAMEAASEYADVIYAQGCGTKEDRTEPELLLRAVNAAQAADVAVLFVGLPDSFESEGYDRTHMRLPDCQNELIREVLKVQRRVVVVLHNGSPVEMPWADEVPAILEAYLGGQAVGGAVADLLFGKASPCGKLAETFPLRLEDNPSYLNFPGDGDTVEYREGIYVGYRYYDKRGVNVRFPFGHGLTYTTFEYANLRLDKVQMKDTETLTASVDVTNTGRVAAKEIVQFYVSPAHAGISRPVKELRGFEKVYLEPGETKTVTVELPPRAFAYYETAIADWFVEPGAYAVLAAASSADVRAQARVEIEATRRLPVHVHENTTFGDALKIPGAAEILKPFTDGIGAMLGGENSEALGESTREMAAAMLRDLPLRAAFAFAGDKADRGKLPAIVAALNDASKRAQA from the coding sequence ATGGATGTACACAAACTCGTACAGGAAATGACGCTGGAGGAAAAGGCGTCGCTTTGTTCCGGGGCGGATTTTTGGCATACCAAGGCCGTGGAGCGGCTGGGAATCCCCCAGATGATGGTCTCCGACGGGCCGCACGGCCTGCGCAAGCAGGATCAGTCCGCGGATCACCTGGGCATCAACGACAGCATCAAGGCCGTCTGCTTCCCGACGGCGGCAGGACTCGCCTGTTCCTTTGACCGGGAGCTGCTCTTCCGCGTGGGCGAGGCGCTGGGCAAGGAGTGCCAGGCTGAGGACGTGGGCGTCATCCTGGGCCCGGCGGCGAACATCAAGCGTTCCCCGCTGTGCGGGCGCAACTTCGAGTACTTTTCCGAAGACCCGTATCTGTCCGGCGAAATGGCGGCGGCGCATATTCGCGGCGTGCAGTCCAGAAACGTGGGCACCAGCCTGAAGCACTTCGCCGTCAACAACCAGGAGACGCGCCGCATGAGCGTGGACGCGCGGGTTGACGAACGCACGCAGCGCGAAATCTATCTGGCAAGTTTCGAGGGCGCGGTGAAGGGCGGACACCCCTGGACGGTGATGTGCTCTTACAACAGGATTAACGGCACCTATGCCAGCGAGAATCCACGGCTGCTGACCGGGATTCTCCGGGACGAATGGGGCTTTGACGGGTTCACCGTGACCGACTGGGGCGCGTGCAACGACCACGTGGCGGGCGTCGAGGCGGGACTGGACCTGGAGATGCCCTCCAGCGGCAGCTACAACGACGAGGCGCTCGTGCGCGCCGTGCGCGAGGCGCGCATTTCCGAGGCGGCCGTCGACCGCGCGGCGGAGCGCATCCTCACGGTGATGTACCGATACTTCGAGGGCCGCGACCGCACGGCGGTGTTCGACCGCGCGGCGCACCACAACCTCGCCCGGCTGGTGGCGCGGGAAAGCATGGTGCTGCTCAAAAACGACGGAAACCTTCTGCCGCTTTCGGCCTCGCGCCGCGTGGCGTTCATCGGGCCGTTCGTCAAGCGCCCGCGCTATCAGGGCGGCGGCAGCTCGCACATCAACGCCAGCGAGGAGACCTGCGCGATGGAGGCGGCCTCCGAGTACGCGGACGTCATCTATGCCCAGGGCTGCGGAACAAAGGAAGACCGCACGGAGCCGGAGCTGCTCCTGCGCGCCGTCAACGCGGCGCAGGCGGCGGACGTGGCGGTGCTGTTCGTGGGCCTGCCCGACAGCTTTGAGTCCGAGGGCTACGACCGAACCCACATGCGCCTGCCCGATTGCCAGAACGAGCTCATCCGTGAGGTGCTTAAGGTGCAGCGCCGCGTGGTCGTCGTGCTGCACAACGGTTCCCCGGTCGAGATGCCATGGGCGGACGAGGTGCCCGCCATCCTGGAGGCGTACCTGGGCGGTCAGGCGGTCGGCGGCGCCGTCGCGGACCTGCTGTTCGGCAAGGCGTCCCCCTGCGGCAAGCTGGCGGAGACGTTCCCCCTGCGCCTGGAAGACAATCCCTCTTATCTCAACTTCCCGGGCGACGGCGACACCGTGGAATACCGCGAGGGCATCTACGTCGGCTACCGCTATTACGACAAGCGCGGGGTCAACGTGCGCTTCCCGTTCGGCCATGGGCTGACCTATACGACGTTTGAATATGCGAATCTGCGTCTGGACAAGGTGCAGATGAAGGACACCGAGACGCTCACGGCGAGCGTGGACGTCACGAATACGGGCCGCGTCGCGGCCAAGGAGATCGTGCAGTTTTACGTCTCCCCGGCACACGCGGGGATTTCGCGGCCCGTCAAGGAGCTGCGCGGCTTTGAAAAGGTCTATCTGGAGCCGGGCGAGACGAAGACCGTGACCGTAGAACTGCCGCCGCGCGCGTTTGCGTATTACGAGACGGCGATCGCGGACTGGTTCGTGGAGCCGGGCGCCTATGCGGTGCTGGCGGCTGCTTCCAGCGCGGACGTCCGCGCGCAGGCGCGGGTCGAGATCGAGGCGACGCGCCGCCTGCCCGTGCACGTGCACGAAAACACGACGTTCGGCGACGCATTGAAGATTCCGGGCGCGGCCGAAATCCTAAAGCCCTTTACCGACGGCATCGGCGCGATGCTGGGCGGTGAAAACAGCGAGGCGCTGGGCGAAAGCACGCGCGAGATGGCGGCGGCCATGCTGCGCGATCTGCCGCTGCGCGCGGCGTTTGCGTTTGCGGGCGATAAGGCCGACCGCGGCAAGCTGCCGGCGATCGTCGCGGCGCTGAACGACGCGTCGAAGCGGGCACAGGCGTAA
- a CDS encoding 2Fe-2S iron-sulfur cluster-binding protein: MEHYAGRSLITLRVNGEEREAAVWPSDVLVDVLREQLGLTGPKIGCKNGDCGACTVIMDGWPVKSCLVLAVEAVGHEITTVEGLQNAPIQQAFVDCQAFQCGYCTSGFLMVCHALSMRHPDADECMAEEWLQSNLCRCTSYQEIREALSRVLPGAGTPTKIMP; encoded by the coding sequence ATGGAGCATTACGCGGGAAGGAGCCTGATCACCCTTCGCGTCAACGGCGAGGAGCGAGAGGCGGCTGTCTGGCCTTCGGACGTGCTGGTGGACGTGCTGCGCGAGCAGCTCGGCCTCACGGGCCCGAAGATCGGCTGCAAGAACGGCGACTGCGGCGCGTGCACCGTCATCATGGACGGCTGGCCCGTGAAGAGCTGCCTTGTATTGGCGGTGGAGGCCGTAGGTCACGAGATCACCACGGTGGAGGGGCTGCAAAACGCGCCCATACAGCAGGCGTTCGTGGACTGTCAGGCGTTTCAGTGCGGCTACTGCACGTCGGGCTTCCTGATGGTCTGTCACGCGCTTTCGATGCGCCACCCGGATGCGGACGAGTGCATGGCGGAGGAGTGGCTGCAATCGAACCTGTGCCGCTGCACGAGCTATCAGGAGATTCGCGAGGCGCTTTCGCGGGTGCTGCCGGGCGCGGGCACGCCCACAAAGATCATGCCGTAA
- a CDS encoding iron-containing alcohol dehydrogenase yields the protein MNMYFEFQTPPRLLSGAFALENIAQELKLLGAGRPLLVSDAGLLKIGATGLCERALSEQGMPPLEIWTDVPPDSSVALVGRIAARYRELSCDSVVAVGGGSVLDTAKGVCMVISQDVQDLSELMGCEVMPRGRRVPFIAVPTTAGTGSEATAVAVVRDDGRSIKMEFISGNLLPDVAVLDPRMTRTLPPRITASTGMDALCHAVEAFSCLQHNPVSDAYAQGAISMITRSIEPAASGKGGDEARMEMATAAMMAGAAFSNSMVGLVHAIGHALGGVCRVPHGDAMAILLPHCMRFNLNVCRARYEELLLFLCGPEAYVKTPAAQRAQASIACIEELLGRLNGLCGLPVRLRDTKAQETDFARVAEAAVNDGAMIVNPREATREDVVEILKAAW from the coding sequence ATGAATATGTATTTTGAATTTCAGACGCCGCCCCGGCTGCTCTCGGGCGCGTTTGCACTGGAAAATATCGCTCAGGAGCTGAAGTTGCTGGGCGCCGGGAGGCCGCTGCTCGTCAGCGACGCGGGGCTATTGAAGATCGGCGCGACGGGCCTGTGCGAGCGGGCGCTCAGCGAGCAGGGCATGCCGCCGCTGGAGATTTGGACGGACGTGCCGCCCGATTCGTCCGTCGCGCTGGTCGGGCGCATCGCGGCGCGCTATCGCGAGCTTTCCTGCGACAGCGTGGTGGCGGTGGGCGGCGGATCGGTGCTCGACACCGCCAAGGGCGTGTGCATGGTGATTTCGCAGGACGTGCAGGATTTGAGCGAGCTGATGGGCTGCGAGGTCATGCCGCGCGGCAGGCGCGTGCCGTTCATCGCGGTGCCGACGACGGCAGGCACGGGCTCGGAGGCGACGGCGGTCGCGGTCGTGCGCGACGACGGGCGCTCGATCAAGATGGAGTTCATCTCCGGCAACCTGCTGCCGGACGTGGCGGTGCTCGATCCGCGCATGACGCGCACGCTTCCCCCGCGCATCACGGCTTCCACCGGCATGGACGCGCTCTGCCACGCGGTCGAGGCGTTCTCTTGCCTGCAGCACAACCCGGTCAGCGACGCTTACGCGCAGGGCGCGATCTCGATGATTACCAGGAGCATTGAGCCCGCCGCCTCCGGCAAGGGCGGAGACGAGGCGCGCATGGAGATGGCGACGGCGGCCATGATGGCGGGCGCGGCGTTCTCCAACTCCATGGTCGGTCTGGTGCACGCGATCGGCCATGCGCTGGGCGGCGTGTGCCGCGTGCCCCACGGGGATGCGATGGCGATCCTGCTGCCGCACTGCATGCGCTTCAACCTGAACGTCTGCCGCGCGCGCTACGAGGAGCTGCTGCTCTTCCTCTGCGGGCCGGAAGCGTACGTAAAGACGCCCGCAGCCCAGCGGGCTCAGGCGTCCATCGCGTGTATCGAAGAGCTTTTGGGACGCTTAAACGGTCTGTGCGGACTGCCCGTGCGCCTGCGCGACACGAAGGCGCAGGAGACGGACTTTGCGCGCGTGGCCGAGGCAGCGGTCAACGATGGGGCGATGATCGTGAACCCCCGCGAGGCTACGCGGGAGGATGTCGTGGAAATTCTGAAGGCGGCATGGTGA